TCATACGGCGCGCTCGCCGGACCCGACCGGCCGCTCGCCGCCACGTCCGGACCGGACTGACCGCTCGCCGCCACGTTCGGACCGGACCGACCGCTCGCCGTCACGTCCGGAACGCGGGCGATGCCGAACCGCCGTACGCTCTCCAGCAGTGACGCCCGCCGGACCCAGGCGTGGTGCCGGACCGGATCGGCGGCGATGGCGCGCAGCTCGTCCTGGTTCGCCCGGCGCCGCTCCGGGTCGGTCTCCTTGAGCCGCTCGGTGTTGCGGTGCGTGTCCGCCTGTACGTAGTCCAGCGCGACCCGCCGGCGCACCGCGTCGAACGCGGCGAGTTCCGGCTCCGCGTCCGCGCCGGCCCTGATCCGCACCAGCCGGCGTACCACGTCCATCGCGTCGTGGATGCCACTGTTCAGTCCGACCCCGCCGACCGGGCTGTTGATGTGCGCCGCGTCCCCGACGACGACCACGTTGCCGAGCCGGAACGTCGACGCCACCCGCTGGTGCACGTTGTAGATCTGCCGGTCGACGATCGGGTAGCCCTCGGCGCGGGGCGCGATCCCCTGCAACTGCGCCTGAAGGGTGTCCGGATCGAGCGCCACCTCACGGGGCTGGTCCGGCGGCACCGGGTAGACGGCCCGCCAGGACTCCCTGGTGTGCAGCAGGAACAGCCACTCCCGGGGGTCCGCCACGTAGTTGACGTCGGCCAGGCCGGGGATCATCTCCCGCAGGTCGACCGAGGTGCTCACGATGAGGAAGCGCTCAGGGTAGGTGTGCCCCTCGAACCCGATGTCGAGGGACTGCCGGACGGTGCTGTTAGCGCCGTCCGCGCCGATCAGGTGTGAGCCGTGGATCTCGGTCTCGCCCGACTGGGTCCGTACCGTGACCGAGACCCCGCCGTCGGTCTCGCGTACGCCGGTCACCCGGGCGCCGAAGACCTCGCGGGCGAGGTCGCTGCCGCGCAGCCGTTCGACCAGCATCCGGACCAGGTGCTGCTGGTTGAGCTGCAACCGGTACGGGTGGGCGGTCTCGTCGCGCAGCAGACCGAAGTCGAACTCGGCGACCAGCCCCGCGTCCCGGTCCCGATGCTGGAAGCGCGGTACGACCAGCCCTTCGGCGATCATCCGGTCGACGATTCCGAGCTCGTCGAGGAGTTCGAGGGTCGGCGGATGGAAGGTCGACGCCCGCCAGTCGGTCTTCGGCTCGGACTCGGCCTCGATCAGCACGACCGGCACACCGTGGCGGACCAGTTCCGCGGCCGCGGTCACCCCGACCGGGCCGGCCCCGACGACGAGCACCGGAGCGGTGGCGGCGGTCGGAATCGTTCTGGACATGCTTGTCATCGTAGCCACGATTCCAATAACCGGAAGAGATGGACGGGCAATTCTGCAACCTGGAACACTTGCGATGAGCAATGCGGTTAGGAAGGGCCCCTTCTTCTACAAAAAGCGATAAGAAGGGGCCCTTCCTTACACCCAAGGCTTAGCGGAAGCCGTAGATGTCCAGGGTGAGTTCGCCCTGGCGGATCCGCTCCAGGTAGCGGCGTTCGGCCTGCTGGCGTTGGCGGGCGGCGGTCAGGACCGCGTCGACCCGGCCGGCCGGAAGGACGACCACGCCGTCCTCGTCGGCCACCACCAGGTCGCCGTCGTGCACGGTCACTCCACCCAGGACGATCGGTTCGCCGACGGTGCCGGGATCGTTCTTCACCGTGGTACGGAGCGCGATCGAGCTGCTGAAGGTCGGGAAGTCCAGGGCGGCGAGGCCGGCGGTGTCGCGTACCCCGCCGTCGATCACCAGGCCCGCGATGCCGCGCTGCTGGGCGGCCACCGTGAGCACCTCGCCCCAGTAGCCGCACGGCTCGCCCTGCCCGGCCACCACCAGGACCTGGCCCGGCCGGGCGGCGGCGACCGCGAGGTGCAGCGGCAGGTTGTCGGCCGGCGCGGTGCGTACCGGCAGCGCCGGACCGGCCACCCGGGCACCGACCCAGGCCGGCCGCAGGGTGTACGGCAGGAAGCACTCCTCCCGGGCCGCCTCGTAGACGGTGGCACTGCCCAGGGCGAGCAGTTCCGCCGCCACTGTCGGGTCTGTTGAGTCCACCGAGTCCGTCGAACCCGTCGAGTCCAGCGCCGTCGCCGGCGGCCTCGGGGAGTTCGCGGACATCAGGTCTCCTCCCGGCGCTGCAACCGGTGGTACCCGTGCCGGCGGCGCGCCTCGGCCAGGGTGGCGCCGGCCAGTATCTCGGCCACGATCGCCTCCTCGCTGGCGTGGATCCGTCCGGCCAGGGCGAGTACCTCGTCCTCCAGATCCACCGGCACCGCGACCACGCCGTCCGCGTCGCCGAGCAGCAGTTGCCCGGCGGCGACCTGTACCCCGCCGACGGTCACCGGTCGACCGACGTCGGAGACCTCGACCCGGTCCTTGCCGGTACGCATGAAGCGTCCCCGGGAGTAGATCGGGTAGCCGACCCCGAGGGCCCGGGCGACGTCCCGGCAGACCCCGTCGATGACGGTGCCGGCCACCGCGCGGTCGTGCGCCATCGCGGTCAGGATGTCGCCCCAGACCGTGCAGTCGGTACGCCCGCCGTTGTCCAGTACCACCACGTCCCCGGCGGGTACGTCGTCGAGGTAGTCGCCGACGCTGCCGGCCGGGTTGCCCGCGGTCACGTACCGCACGGTGAACGCCCGCCCGCAGAGCCGGGCCCCGTCGGCCAGTGGGGTTATCCCGAGCAGGCTGCCGGGGCGGCCGAGCCGGTCCAGCGCGTCCGACACCGTGGCGGTCGAGTACGCGGCCAGCGGATGGCCGATGCCGGGCTCGCTCATTCTGCCTCCTCCACCGAGGGGAACCGGCTGTCGTGCATGACCTGGCCGACGGGCTGGCCGGCCCGTACCGCCTCGGCCATGTCCTCCTCGCGGCGTACGATCCGCTCGGCCAGCGCGACGACCCGTTCCGCCTCGGCGGCCGGTACGAAGACCACGCCGTTGCGGTCGGCGACGATCCAGTCGCCGCTGTCGACCGGGTTGCCGGCGACCTCGATCCGCTCGTCCATTCCGAGCTGCACTATCCGGCCCCGGGCACTGACCGGGACGACGGCCCGGCCGAAGACCGGAAAGCCCAGTGACTCGCTCTCCGCGATGTCCCGGCAGGCGCCGTCGATGACGACGCCGCCGATGCCGCGTCGGGTCGCGGCGAGCGCGAGGATGCCGCCCCAGCACGAGACGTCGAGCCGGCCGTCGTTGGCGATCACCAGCACCTGGCCGGGGCCGGAGTCCTCGACCGCCGACGCGGCGATGTGCGCGGCCGGCTGGCCGTCGCGCCGGGGGCCGGCCCGGACGGTACGGACCGTGCCGACCACCGGTTCGGTCACCGGCCACAGTGCCCGGATGCCCGTGGTGGCGCCGGTCAGCCCGAGGGTGTCCAGCGCATCGGAGAGCGCACAACTGTCGAGTACGGCGATCCGGGCCCGCAGTGCGTCCGTACCCGCGGTATCTGTGACCGCGGTATCCGTACCCGCAACATCCGTGGCTGCGGCGTTCGTAAGCCGGCTTTCGGCGGCGGTCATGCCGGCCGCCCGGCCGAGGTGTCGGACTCCCAGGCGACGAAGCCCATCGCGTTGCCGGTGCCGGCCGCCGAGCGGTAGCAGGGCTGGTAGTCGACGAGCCGGGGAGTCAGCCCGCTGCCCCGCAGGGCGCCCGCGACCACGATCCAGTTCCGTAGCTCGGAGGTGCCGGAGCGGAGCAGCGCCGGAGACAGTCCGCGCAGGTGGTCGCCGTCGTCGGAGAGCAGTGCGTCGAGGAAGGACCGGTCCAGTTCCTCGTCGATGACGAAGTGGCTCAGCCCGCCGGAGGCGGCCAGCCCGACCCGGAGGTCGCCCGGGAAGGAGGCGATGGCCCGGCCGAGCGCCAGGCCGAAGTCCCAGCAGCGGGCCGCGCTCGGCGGGTTCGGCTCCCAGAAAGTGTTGACGAACAGCGGCACGAACGGGATGTCGCCGGAGCCGCCGAGGATGTTCTGGTAGACGAAGCCCCAGCCGTGCGGGATGCCGTGGTCGCCGTACTTCCCGGCGGGGAGTTCCTTCGACGCGCTGGGGTCGAAGCCCTGCTCGCTGGTGGCCCGGATCAGGTGTACGGCCAGCTCGGGATGGCACTGCCGGATGGTGCTCTCGGTGGGCACGTTGGCCACCTCGGCGATCGCCAGTCCGGGCGGCATCGCGGCCAGGTCCGCCGGCTTGAACGGCTCGTGCCGCATCGTGGCGCCGTAGTAGAAGGCGAACTGCGGCAACAACTCGTCGGTGAAGGTCTCCTTGTGGTCGCTGCTCACCACCACCAGTACGTCGGGTCGGGCGTCCCGCACCACGTCGCCGAGGGCGTCGATCGCCTCCCGGCACCGCTGATGCCGCTGCCGTCGTACCTCCGGTTCGTTCTCGGCGGTGAAGTCGTCGCGCAGCTCGGAGAGCTGGTCGAAGGTGTAGTCCTCGCCCCGGTAGGCCAGCGCCGGGTTGCGCCGGTCGGCGGCGGCCCGCTGGCCCCACTGCTTCGGCGGGGTGTTGAGCAGTGGCCCGTGCGAGGTGCCGATGCCCACCACGATCTCTGCCATCGGGTGCTCCTTCCCTGCGTCCCGCCGCCGGCTAGAGCCGGAACAGTTCGCGGGCGTTGGTCTCGAACAGAGCCGTACGTTGCTTGTCGTCGAGCCACTCGATGTCGTTGATCAGCAGGTGGATGTCGTCGATCCAGCGACCGGTCTCCGGGTCCCGCATCGAGCCGGTGCCGGGCTTCTCGGTGCCGAACAGGCAGCGGTCCACCCCGACCGCCCCCAGCAGCAGTTCGATGGAGTCGCGGGTGTAGAGGCAGGTGTCGTACCAGAGTTTGCGCAGGTTGTCCTCGAAGCGCTGGCCCTTGCGCAGCGCGCCCGGGGCGAACCGGCCGCGCTGGTACGGAACGGCCCCGCCGCCGTGCGACACCACGATCTTGAGGTCGGGGAAGTCGGTGAAGACGGCGGACTGGAGCAGGCCGATGACGGCGAGCGTCTCCTCCTGGATGAAGTGCAGCGAGTAGCTCTCCCGGGCCGGGGCGCGGCAGCCGGCGGAGTGGATCAGCACCGGTACGTCGAGTTCGCAGAGCGCCTCCCAGACCGGGTACCAGAACCGGTCGCCGAGGCCGGGCGGCTGGCGGGTGCCCTCGTACGGGTCGGGGTTGAGCATCGCGCCGACGAAGCCCAGTTCCTGGACGCAGCGACGCAGTTCGCGGGTCCACGTCGCCGGGTCGGTCTCCATGCTCTGCGGCAGTCCGGCGACGCCCCGGAACTGTCCCGGTTCCAGCTGGCAGACCCGGTGGATGACGTCGTTGGTCTCGGCGGTGAACCAGTCGACCAGGAAGGCCGGCGACTCACTGTGCATCGCCTGGTAGGGCCGGGGCGAGATGAGCTGGAGGTCGATGCCGGCGGCGGCCAGGTGGGCCAGGTGGGACTCGCCGCCGAAGCTCGGGTTCGGCTCGTGCAGGGCCGCCCGGAGCCGGTCGTCGCTGATTCCCGCGCCGCCCCGGCCGTGCGCGCCGCGATGGGCCAACAGGCCGGCCTTGTAGGCGTACAGCTCGCTCGGAGCGCTGACGTGACCGTGGACGTCGATGAACATGGTGCCTCTCCCGGGACTGGTGGTGACCGCGGCGGAGCTGGCGGTCGCGGCGCGGGCCGCTGGCGCCGTGGCCGGGTGCGGGCCCGGCCACGGCGACGTCGACCACGAGTGCGACCACGCAGTGCTCACACGCTAGCCCCGTGCATCGCCCTAGGGAATAGGAGGCACAGTTATTCTGATGTACGGAATCAGGACGACGGGCGCCCTGACCTGCCGCTCAGCGGTAGAGGCTCTCGCCGAGTTCTCTCGCCGCCTCGCGGAGCGCCTCCACCGCCCGGTTCACCCCTTCCGGGCCCATCCGGGCGGTCGGGCCGGCGATGGTGAGCGAGGCGACCGGCGTACCGGTGCGGTCCGGCAACGGTACGCCCACCGCCACCAGCCCAGGTTCGCTCTCGCCGTGGTTGACCGAGTAGCCCTGGGCGCGGGCCTCCGCCAACTCCTCGAACAGCGTGGCCCGGTCGGTGTTGGTCGCGTCGGTCACCTGCTCCAGCCGCTCGGTCGGGTAGAGCCGCTGCACCGCCTCCAGCGACATCCCGGCCAGCAGCACCTTGCCGCCGGAGGAGGCGTGCGCCGGCAGGCTCACCCCGGCCCGGGAGGCCACCCGGACCGCGTTCGTCGACTCGACCGAGTCGACGAACCGGACGTGGTTGCCCTCCAGGATCTGCAGGCTCGCCGTCTCGCCCGTCGTGGCCACCAGCCGCTCCAGGTACGGCCGGGCCTTGCGCCGTACGTCCAGTTTGGACAACGCGCCCATGCCGACCTCGATCAGCACCGGCCCGGGGTGGTAGGCCCGGGTGGTCGCGTTCTGCGCCGCGAAACCGCGGTAGACGAGCATCGCCAGCAGGCGGTGCGCGGTCGACCGGGCGACGTTCAGCTCGTCCGCCGCCTCCGCGACCCGGATGCTCGGCTTGGTCTTGAGTAGCAGCAGTAGCCGCAGGGCGTGGTCGACCGAAGCGATGTGATACGGCGGAACGGCCGGCTCATTCTTCATAGCGGAATGATAGCCAGGGTATTGCCACTGTGCAGATCCGCGTCGTAAGTTTCTGGCCGAGAGCACCGGCCACCCGCGCTACCCACGACCCGGCGTCGACTCGTCGACCGCCAACACCGGGGGGTGCTCCACTACTACGGCGCGCATGTCGAGCAGCGTGCCGTTGGTCGATGGGAGATTGTTCCATGTCACTGGCCGACCTGGTAGGACTCGCCCCGGACGCGCTGCGCGACCCGGGCCCCGTCTACGACGAACTACGGGCGAAAGGCGTGCATTTCGCCCCGGAAGTGAACGCGTACGTGGTGGCGAGCCACGAGGATGTCGGGCGCGTACTGCGGGACGCCAAGCGGTTCTCCTCAACGATTACTGTCGGAAATCCGCCACCATCGCCCACCGACGACCCCAACCGGCTACGCCCGCTGCTGCTGCTCTCCGACGACCCGGTGCACGCCACCCGACGCTCCATCGTCAACCGCGCCTTCACCCCGTCCCAGGTACGCAGCTGGGAACCGGTCGTCCGGCGGATCGCCGTACAGCACGTCGAGGCGCTGCGCGACGCCGGTGACGTCGACCTGGTCGAACGGATCGCCGCACCCCTGCCGGTACGGGTGATCAGCGCGCTGCTCGGCGTACCCGCCGACGACGTGGACCAGTTCCGGAGCTGGTCCGAGGAGATCACCAACTCGCTGGGCGGGCACGGCGGCGACCCGGAGAAGCGGGCACGGGTGCAGCGCGAGTTCACCGGTTACATGGACGCGCTGATCAGCCGGCACAGCGGCGAAGCCGGCGACGACGTCCTGTCGACCATCGTGGCGGCGGACCGGGCCGGTGAACTCACCCGACGCGAGGCGATCAGCTTCACCATCGAACTGCTGATCGCCGGCAACATCACCACCACGCACCACCTGGCCAGCAGCATCAAACTGCTGGCCGAGACGCCCGGCCTCGCCGACCGGCTGCGGGCCGAACCGGCACTGATCCCCCGGTTCATCGAGGAGTCGCTGCGGCTCGAATCGCCGATCCAGGGCTTCTACCGGCTCGCCCTCGAAGACTCGGTGGTCGGCGGCACCGAGATCCCGGCCGGCTCCCGGCTGCTGGTGCTCTACCAGGCGGCCAACCGTGACCCCGCCGCCTGGGAACAGTGCCCGCACCTCAAGCTCGACCGGAGCAACGCCGCCGCACACCTGGCCTTCGGCAAGGGGCCGCACGCCTGCATCGGCTCCTCGCTGGCCCGGCTGGAGGGCATCGTGGTGATCGAGACACTGCTCGACCGGCTCGCCGAGATCACCCTGCTCACCCCGGCGGACGAGGTGCCGTACCTGGCCAGCTTCATCAACCACGGCCCGACCTCGCTGCCGGCCAAGCTGGTGTTCACGCCATCGGCGGCGGCCTGATGGCCCTGCGGGTACACGTCGACCGGGACCACTGCGAGCTGCACGGCCAGTGCGTCGAACGGCTTCCGGCGGTGTTCCGGTTCACCGACGCGGGCGACCTCGACCACCTGACCGAGGCCGGCGACGACCTCGCCGACGACCTGGCAGACGCCCAGTTCCTCTGCCCGACCCAGGCCATCGAGGTCGGCCCGGCGTGAGCCCCGGCGAGCGGAGTCGGCCCGGCGTGAGCCCCGGCGAGCGGAGTCGGCCCGGCGTGAGCCCCGGCGAGGCCGACGGCGCTCCCGGCCGGGTGGTCGTGGTCGGCGCGTCACTGGCCGGGGTCCGGACCGCGCTGGGGCTGCGCCGGGCCGGGTTCACCGGAACGGTCACCCTGGTCGGCGCCGAGCCCTGGCTGCCGTACGACCGTCCGCCGCTGTCGAAGCAGGTACTGCTCGGCGAGTGGCCGGCGGACCGGACCCGACTGGCCAGCCCGGAACAGCTCGCCGAACAGGGCATCGAGGTCCGGCTCGGCGACCCGGCAGACGCCCTCGACGAGCAGGGTCGGGCGGTACTGCTCGGCTCCGGCGCCCGGATCGACTTCGACGCGCTGGTAGTGGCCACCGGAGCGGCGCCCCGCCCCTGGCCGTTCCCGACCCCGGCAACCGGGGTGTACGACCTGCGCCGGCTCGACGACGCGCTCGCGATCCGGGACGCGTTCGCCGGTACGCCTCGGGTGGTGGTGATCGGCGCCGGTTTCATCGGCACCGAACTCGCCTCGGCCGCCGCCCGGCGTGACCTGTCGGTCGACGTGGTCGAACCGCAGCCCGTCCCGCTCGCCGCCCAGCTCGGTACGGTCGCCGGCGCC
The nucleotide sequence above comes from Plantactinospora soyae. Encoded proteins:
- a CDS encoding cytochrome P450, whose amino-acid sequence is MSLADLVGLAPDALRDPGPVYDELRAKGVHFAPEVNAYVVASHEDVGRVLRDAKRFSSTITVGNPPPSPTDDPNRLRPLLLLSDDPVHATRRSIVNRAFTPSQVRSWEPVVRRIAVQHVEALRDAGDVDLVERIAAPLPVRVISALLGVPADDVDQFRSWSEEITNSLGGHGGDPEKRARVQREFTGYMDALISRHSGEAGDDVLSTIVAADRAGELTRREAISFTIELLIAGNITTTHHLASSIKLLAETPGLADRLRAEPALIPRFIEESLRLESPIQGFYRLALEDSVVGGTEIPAGSRLLVLYQAANRDPAAWEQCPHLKLDRSNAAAHLAFGKGPHACIGSSLARLEGIVVIETLLDRLAEITLLTPADEVPYLASFINHGPTSLPAKLVFTPSAAA
- a CDS encoding amidohydrolase family protein; protein product: MFIDVHGHVSAPSELYAYKAGLLAHRGAHGRGGAGISDDRLRAALHEPNPSFGGESHLAHLAAAGIDLQLISPRPYQAMHSESPAFLVDWFTAETNDVIHRVCQLEPGQFRGVAGLPQSMETDPATWTRELRRCVQELGFVGAMLNPDPYEGTRQPPGLGDRFWYPVWEALCELDVPVLIHSAGCRAPARESYSLHFIQEETLAVIGLLQSAVFTDFPDLKIVVSHGGGAVPYQRGRFAPGALRKGQRFEDNLRKLWYDTCLYTRDSIELLLGAVGVDRCLFGTEKPGTGSMRDPETGRWIDDIHLLINDIEWLDDKQRTALFETNARELFRL
- a CDS encoding FAD-dependent oxidoreductase encodes the protein MSRTIPTAATAPVLVVGAGPVGVTAAAELVRHGVPVVLIEAESEPKTDWRASTFHPPTLELLDELGIVDRMIAEGLVVPRFQHRDRDAGLVAEFDFGLLRDETAHPYRLQLNQQHLVRMLVERLRGSDLAREVFGARVTGVRETDGGVSVTVRTQSGETEIHGSHLIGADGANSTVRQSLDIGFEGHTYPERFLIVSTSVDLREMIPGLADVNYVADPREWLFLLHTRESWRAVYPVPPDQPREVALDPDTLQAQLQGIAPRAEGYPIVDRQIYNVHQRVASTFRLGNVVVVGDAAHINSPVGGVGLNSGIHDAMDVVRRLVRIRAGADAEPELAAFDAVRRRVALDYVQADTHRNTERLKETDPERRRANQDELRAIAADPVRHHAWVRRASLLESVRRFGIARVPDVTASGRSGPNVAASGQSGPDVAASGRSGPASAPYDAHRAHRPGAVPETPGEEDEGPS
- a CDS encoding 4-carboxy-4-hydroxy-2-oxoadipate aldolase/oxaloacetate decarboxylase; this encodes MSANSPRPPATALDSTGSTDSVDSTDPTVAAELLALGSATVYEAAREECFLPYTLRPAWVGARVAGPALPVRTAPADNLPLHLAVAAARPGQVLVVAGQGEPCGYWGEVLTVAAQQRGIAGLVIDGGVRDTAGLAALDFPTFSSSIALRTTVKNDPGTVGEPIVLGGVTVHDGDLVVADEDGVVVLPAGRVDAVLTAARQRQQAERRYLERIRQGELTLDIYGFR
- a CDS encoding ferredoxin, whose amino-acid sequence is MALRVHVDRDHCELHGQCVERLPAVFRFTDAGDLDHLTEAGDDLADDLADAQFLCPTQAIEVGPA
- a CDS encoding RraA family protein, producing the protein MTAAESRLTNAAATDVAGTDTAVTDTAGTDALRARIAVLDSCALSDALDTLGLTGATTGIRALWPVTEPVVGTVRTVRAGPRRDGQPAAHIAASAVEDSGPGQVLVIANDGRLDVSCWGGILALAATRRGIGGVVIDGACRDIAESESLGFPVFGRAVVPVSARGRIVQLGMDERIEVAGNPVDSGDWIVADRNGVVFVPAAEAERVVALAERIVRREEDMAEAVRAGQPVGQVMHDSRFPSVEEAE
- a CDS encoding DODA-type extradiol aromatic ring-opening family dioxygenase, which codes for MAEIVVGIGTSHGPLLNTPPKQWGQRAAADRRNPALAYRGEDYTFDQLSELRDDFTAENEPEVRRQRHQRCREAIDALGDVVRDARPDVLVVVSSDHKETFTDELLPQFAFYYGATMRHEPFKPADLAAMPPGLAIAEVANVPTESTIRQCHPELAVHLIRATSEQGFDPSASKELPAGKYGDHGIPHGWGFVYQNILGGSGDIPFVPLFVNTFWEPNPPSAARCWDFGLALGRAIASFPGDLRVGLAASGGLSHFVIDEELDRSFLDALLSDDGDHLRGLSPALLRSGTSELRNWIVVAGALRGSGLTPRLVDYQPCYRSAAGTGNAMGFVAWESDTSAGRPA
- a CDS encoding IclR family transcriptional regulator — translated: MKNEPAVPPYHIASVDHALRLLLLLKTKPSIRVAEAADELNVARSTAHRLLAMLVYRGFAAQNATTRAYHPGPVLIEVGMGALSKLDVRRKARPYLERLVATTGETASLQILEGNHVRFVDSVESTNAVRVASRAGVSLPAHASSGGKVLLAGMSLEAVQRLYPTERLEQVTDATNTDRATLFEELAEARAQGYSVNHGESEPGLVAVGVPLPDRTGTPVASLTIAGPTARMGPEGVNRAVEALREAARELGESLYR
- a CDS encoding RraA family protein encodes the protein MSEPGIGHPLAAYSTATVSDALDRLGRPGSLLGITPLADGARLCGRAFTVRYVTAGNPAGSVGDYLDDVPAGDVVVLDNGGRTDCTVWGDILTAMAHDRAVAGTVIDGVCRDVARALGVGYPIYSRGRFMRTGKDRVEVSDVGRPVTVGGVQVAAGQLLLGDADGVVAVPVDLEDEVLALAGRIHASEEAIVAEILAGATLAEARRRHGYHRLQRREET